In Plasmodium malariae genome assembly, chromosome: 11, the following proteins share a genomic window:
- the HAS1 gene encoding ATP-dependent RNA helicase HAS1, putative codes for MIDIHKGKIKKEESNERNCHSDTTRNDAIGCLNNANHDDKNEEDVLRKGGKMSTAKEKKTKKNKKNKKNKKNEKNKKNEKYEKNEKYEKNEKNEKNKKNKKNKINIENIEKEKNEKSREKQKAENKKKESQNKNEFKKIRRSDNTNKQETDYTKQHQNSTCDIYGESLSDEDKIVVPSSDISSTECGGCTEVSALTAVGSELEVNSVKGMASEDPINGDNDANKAGEVIKADESNVPNAPNELNKPNELNKPNELNKPNELNKPDELDKPHEPDGSVESGAVPAKENFYSETKFEDLNICDALKKGLKELNFVTLTEIQAKCIPPFLNGKDILGAAKTGSGKTLAFLIPSVNILYNIKFLPKNGTGVLIISPTRELCLQIFQVCKELCKYIPQTNGIIIGGMSRNEEKKKFIHGLNILIATPGRLLDHMQNTKEFIYKNLICLIIDEADRLLQIGFEEEINLIIKRLPKKRQTALFSATQTTKVESLIRLSLQKPIFIEVTTKIATVERLHQGYALVDEDKRFLLLFTFLKKNKSKKIMVFFNNCMSVQFYNDLLNYIDIPTYCIHGKKKQNKRLKSFNEFSSSKSGILLCTNVAARGLDIPNVNYIIQYDPPDDSKEYIHRVGRTCRGKDSTGSAIIFLMKHELKFLNYLKFYNIPINQFDYDSSKLINVQSHIQSIVTKNLHLYKMAREAFKSYLNGYITYALKDVFDVNNLNLLLTSKNFGLDVPPKVDLNLKLNIKKRKFK; via the exons ATGATTGATATCCACAAaggcaaaataaaaaaggaagaatcAAATGAGCGTAACTGCCATAGTGATACCACACGAAATGATGCGATTGGCTGTTTGAATAATGCTAATCATGATGATAAAAACGAAGAAGACGTTTTAAGAAAAGGGGGGAAAATGAGTACAgcaaaggagaaaaaaacaaaaaaaaataaaaaaaacaagaaaaacaaaaaaaacgaaaaaaacaaaaaaaacgaaaaatacgagaaaaacgaaaaatacgagaaaaacgaaaaaaacgaaaaaaataagaaaaataagaaaaataagataaacaTTGAAAAcatagaaaaggaaaaaaacgaaaaaagcagagaaaaacaaaaagcagaaaataaaaaaaaggagagtCAAAATAAGAATGAGTTTAAAAAGATTAGAAGGAGTGATAATACAAATAAGCAAGAAACAGATTATACAAAACAACATCAGAACAGCACTTGTGATATTTATGGCGAATCGTTAAGTGATGAAGACAAAATTGTTGTACCTAGCTCAGATATTAGCTCAACGGAATGTGGAGGTTGTACTGAAGTTAGTGCACTGACGGCTGTAGGAAGCGAGTTAGAAGTCAACTCGGTGAAAGGAATGGCAAGTGAAGACCCCATAAATGGCGATAATGACGCAAACAAAGCGGGTGAAGTGATTAAAGCGGACGAATCAAATGTACCAAATGCACCGAATGAACTGAATAAACCGAATGAACTGAATAAACCGAATGAACTGAATAAACCGAATGAACTGAATAAACCGGATGAACTGGATAAGCCGCACGAACCTGACGGTAGTGTCGAGTCAGGCGCGGTGCCCGCGAAAGAGAACTTCTACAGCGAAACCAAGTTTGAAGACTTGAACATTTGCGatgctttaaaaaaaggattaaAGGAATTAAATTTCGTAACCTTAACAGAAATCCAAGCAAAATGTATCCCTCCTTTTTTAAATGGTAAGGACATATTAGGAGCAGCCAAAACGGGGTCAGGTAAAACATTAGCTTTTCTTATACCATCAgttaacattttatataatataaaatttttaccgAAGAATGGAACAGGtgtattaataatttcacCAACAAGAGAATTGTGTCTTCAAATATTTCAAGTATGCAAAGagttatgtaaatatatacctCAAACGAATGGTATTATTATTGGTGGGATGAGtagaaatgaagaaaaaaaaaaatttattcatggattaaatattttaattgcaACTCCAGGAAGACTATTAGATCATATGCAAAATACGAaggaatttatttataaaaatttaatttgtttaattatagATGAAGCTGATCGCTTATTACAAATAGGGTTTGAAGaagaaattaatttaattataaaaagactaccaaaaaaaagacaaaccGCTTTATTTTCAGCTACACAAACAACAAAGGTAGAAAGCCTTATTAGACTTTCTTTACAAAAACCAATATTTATAGAAGTAACTACAAAGATTGCAACAGTTGAACGATTGCATCAAGGATATGCTTTAGTAGATGAGGATAAAAGATTTctcttattatttacatttttaaaaaaaaataaatcaaaaaaaattatggtttttttcaataattgTATGTCTGTTCAATTTTATaatgatttattaaattatatcgATATACCTACTTATTGTATTCatgggaaaaaaaagcaGAATAAACGATTGAAAAGTTTTAATGAATTTTCTTCCTCCAAAAGtggtattttattatgtacaaATGTAGCTGCAAGAGGATTAGACATTCCAAATGTTAATTACATTATTCAGTATGATCCACCAGATGAttcaaaagaatatatacacaGAGTTGGTAGGACATGTAGAGGTAAGGATTCCACTGGTTCTGctattatatttcttatgaaacacgaattaaaatttttaaactatttgaaattttataatattccaATAAATCAGTTTGACTATGACTCCAGCAAACTTATAAACGTACAATCGCATATTCAATCCATTGTTAccaaaaatttacatttgtaTAAAATGGCTAGGGAGGCCTTCAAatcatatttaaat GGATACATTACCTATGCGCTGAAAGACGTCTTCGATGTGAACAATCTGAACTTGCTGTTAACTTCGAAAAATTTTGGCTTGGACGTTCCTCCAAAAGTtgatttaaatttaaaattaaacatCAAAAAGAGGAAGTTTAAATAG
- the PmUG01_11032800 gene encoding conserved Plasmodium protein, unknown function encodes MNLSRNLLPKLKKKKKKKKENKLLDEELNKIEEKWFKTDRATDKETAALSQREEILEFIQKQDEFKNIKKTCPDEEEAPKEKKKTRIIKNDKDLLKELQKQIDEKKLEKEEQNKENMKREEIETIYLSNLEKKQKEDEKNIILKNKESALILKNQIQENFIKKQEEERLKIIEGKLMQKQFEKNKIEELEKRKEKIEEQKVLYNYILESNQKHIESIKEQKIEEKRKDATYIQYLEEKEKREKEYEEKIKKEKDEKEKEIHEIRMKQKKNVELQAHFDEIQAMKWQKETKRKEEEKRILEEEEKKKKIEELKNARIVAMEEKKKKKIEEQEEDKKEAENLKKIYELHETEKKEEEENEKIKKKNYHESLTKLINLKKKKGNKKC; translated from the exons ATGAATTTAAGCCGTAATCTTTTGcctaaattaaaaaagaagaagaaaaaaaaaaaggagaataaATTACTAGACGAGGAGTTAAACAAGATAGAGGAG AAATGGTTTAAGACAGACCGCGCAACAGACAAGGAAACAGCGGCATTATCACAAAGAGAA gaaattttagaatttatacaaaaacaAGATGagttcaaaaatataaagaaaacatGTCCTGATGAAGAGGAA GCAccgaaagaaaagaaaaagacgagaattataaaaaatgataaggaTTTATTAAAAGAGTTACAAAAGCAAATTGACgagaaaaa gctcgaaaaagaagaacaaaataaagaaaacatGAAAAGAGAAGAAATTGAAACTATTTACTTGTCAAATCTAgagaaaaagcaaaaagaagatgaaaaaaatattattttaaaaaataaggaaagcGCGTTAATCTTAAAAAATCAGATTCAGGAAAAtttt ATAAAGAAACAAGAAGAAGaaagattaaaaataatagaaggAAAACTAATGCAAAAGcagtttgaaaaaaataaaattgaagagttagaaaaaagaaaagaaaaaatagaagagcAAAAAGTTTTGTACAATTACATTTTGGAAAGCAACCAGAAACACATTGAAA GCATAAAGGAGCAGAAGATAGAGGAAAAGCGGAAGGATGccac atatatacaatatttggaggaaaaggaaaagagagaaaaagaatatgaggaaaaaattaaaaaggaaaaagacgaaaaagaaaaggaaattcATGAAATTAGaatgaagcaaaaaaaaaatgtggaaCTACAGGCTCACTTCGATGAAATACAAGCAATGAA GTGGCAAAAAGAAACCAAACGTAAAGAGGAAGAAAAACGAATTttagaagaggaagaaaagaagaaaaaaatagaagaattaaaaaatgcaaGAATAGTTGCAATG gaggagaaaaagaaaaaaaaaattgaggaACAGGAGGAAGACAAAAAGGAGGCTGAAAAtttgaagaaaatatatgaactcCAT gaaacagaaaaaaaagaggaagaagaaaatgagaaaataaaaaagaaaaattatcacgaaagtttaacaaaattgattaatttaaaaaaaaaaaagggcaataaaaaatgttaa
- the PmUG01_11032600 gene encoding tetratricopeptide repeat protein, putative: MGGSASKNMEYYNYASMKLLDSERLETEEEIYFKESDIQLIVKKAREIRNCSYNDSLDLYLKALKILKKMKDSNAKIYKNIVEFELRPQEIVQNNSVNSNWKGNNNEETCTDYPSSNYHNDENKNVTINKKIASVYNEIADLCCIHDFIDKSLFYYDKAISYNPSKIEYIYKKGVLYQQMNDTEKAINTFKLILSSDPNNIPTLFSLGNLYRYIDSNIALSHFEAILKKEPNNTEVLSLIASCYDDLGRINEAITFQNKAVQINPDNFNHKKFAQKLIEMKLQH, from the coding sequence ATGGGAGGGTCTGCCAGCAAAAATATGGAGTATTATAATTACGCGAGTATGAAACTACTCGATTCAGAAAGATTAGAAACTGAAGAAgagatatattttaaagaaagtGATATACAACTGATTGTTAAAAAAGCAAGAGAGATACGGAATTGTAGTTATAATGACTCCTTAGATTTGTATTTGAAAgcattgaaaattttaaaaaaaatgaaagacagtaatgcaaaaatatataaaaatattgtagaaTTTGAATTAAGGCCGCAAGAAATAGTTCAAAATAATTCTGTGAATTCTAATTGGAAAGGAAACAATAATGAAGAAACATGTACAGACTATCCATCATCAAATTATCACAATGATGAGAATAAAAACGttactataaataaaaaaattgcatcAGTGTATAATGAAATTGCGGATCTATGTTGTATACATGATTTTATAGATAAATCTTTATTCTATTATGACAAGGCTATTTCTTACAATCCATCcaaaattgaatatatatataaaaaaggagttTTATATCAACAAATGAATGATACAGAAAAAgctataaatacatttaaactAATTCTTTCCTCGGATCCGAATAATATACCTACCTTGTTCTCTTTAGGTAAtctatatagatatattgaTAGCAATATTGCCCTATCGCATTTTGAAGCAATACTTAAAAAGGAACCAAATAATACGGAAGTATTATCTTTAATTGCATCTTGTTATGATGACCTTGGTAGGATAAATGAAGCTATCACTTTCCAGAATAAGGCTGTGCAGATAAACCCGGACAACTTCAATCATAAGAAGTTTGCGCAGAAGCTTATAGAGATGAAGTTGCAGCATTGA